The Toxorhynchites rutilus septentrionalis strain SRP chromosome 1, ASM2978413v1, whole genome shotgun sequence genome contains the following window.
gtgaccaggatccgGGTGCTAGAATCGACATAGGAATTCGGACTGTTCCCTAACCTGTACCAACCCAACCCAGAGGAGATttggaatttgatttttatataataCAAGGCCTTTAATTGGTCAAGTACATGTGAGTACCTGTCCAATCCAATTATTTTCCTTTGAAAGGTGCTTCCTTGGTGTTCTTTGGAATTCCACAGATCGAGTCTTCACGATTGCTGCCATCGCTGAAATTATGTGCTGTTCGCTGAAATAAGGTTCGAGTTTCCAGTTGATTAAAAATTACAAGATGgccgaaaaagtcacaggaaggttgtgttcgagacacgaccgcatagttgacgaaggattccgttaggctatctgttaattttggatatgcttgaagaattacatatttaaactctttgataatgattgatCTTTgacatgatgaaaaccgccctctgtaaccctagacgagatgcctcctgtgtcatgtaagaatgaaataaagaaaaaaaaactcaccaatgcaaAATAAGATAataatcaataccgaacacaattatcaatttttgtcatcagtaaaacatgtttctttaatacaggagaacctcgattatccgcgagcgaatccgcgaaagcgagttcactTGTAATTCTATAGAACTTCCCGGAATTTGGCAGTGAGTGGTAGGgtcttgttcttttgttttggtcatgtctTTTACATTATCTTATCACTGGTGTGaatgaccttacagatggatagtttaatgatttctgtatcgatGCTTAAATATCTTTTTTGTGTCTGCACCTAATTTTTAGCCCTTCATCGCGTAATCTGCGATTTTCGCAATTCGCGGTGAGCTAgtccgactattccgcggattatcagggttctactgtatagggaaaacatatttaaaatggagataattttcttttattatttttactttctgagtgtttattcaaccttttattcaacccaatgcgaatttttattTGACTAACCACTCCTAATACAATAtgaagagcatatgggaaatctctttttcgaacatttcttcacttttccaatttttctcgccatatGAACATTCCTTGggagaaaatgaacacaacaaaacagacagctttaaccgaacgacccgttctcgagtgggaacacaccttggatattatttacgaaaattgaaatgaatcgtttctaatttttaacatttttaacacaaatactaccatatacaattttacacttacacttgcgctaaatttttcacaacacactatcgctcattgatatgaaatttgacgaagcaaccaatattaaagttccaaatttaaattttatttgctagaattgatagtatcactcaccttacttgcaatgtaAAAATGCttgcgacttgcatatatttacatAGGCATTGCACCTTGGTtccgatgtctctgttagggaacacatttcggtaggaacaaaagcttcccctgctttcatgtaattgcaatgccgatttccttcattcagcttggtttagatgtctctgttagggaacatatttcggtgagaacaaaagctaTCCCTACtctcatgtacttgcaatgccaatttcccccaggcagcttggttttgatgtctctgttatggaacccgcatgtgtcgtcaattttgaccaataAGTAGGTATTTACGTTAGGACAgggattgagatttttcaattgtttgatgttagtttcatgacatatattatttcatacaatgtaaaaaattgttatggagtgccgaaatcgattgacgcaaaaatgtaatcaatccatcatgaaatggctgagcaataagcgtttaaaattggacaattttcacgatgtgctcgattttcgattttcaatttgtaccccaatatgttcccgaaagacgtaatcctacgtcaaaaaagatgaagaaaaagGAACTACAACGTAATAATTTAGTGGATTCTATATACCGGATCAAAGAGTTTTTGCGCAATTACACTGAAGTGAAAATACGACTTGAGAGATTGGATAAATTGATGGAAGCCTTCGAAGAGGTGCAAACCGAATACGAGACTTACGATGACACAGCCGAGTTTATAGTCGAAAACACAAAATTGAGAGCAGAGATAGAAGAAGAATATTACCGAGTGAAAGGTGGTTTAACTTcaaaaattcctctcccagttCCCAATGCCGCTGCGGTTATGCAAGTTGCACCTGCTGTTGCCCAGGCAACTCATATCAAACTACCCACCATTACGCTACCGAATTTTGATGGTGATCTGAATAGTTGGTTAACGTTTCATGATTCGTTCTCATCGCTAATCCATTCATCTGCTGATATCCCGTGTATCCAGAAATTTCAGTATCTCCGATCGGCTCTAAGAGGTGACGCATTAAAGTTAATTGGATCCCTGACAATAACCTCCGACAACTACGCCATTGCGTGGGAAGCCCTGAATAAACGGTATGCCAACAAATATTTGTTGAAGAAAAAGCACCTTCAAGCATTGACATCATCTACCAAACTTACCGCGAAGACAGTTTCCAACCTAAGATTGTTACTGGAAGATTTCGAGCGCAACGTGAAGATCCTTACTCAGCTTGGTGAACCAACCGAGCAATGGAGTAGTATTTTGGTCCAACTGTTATCTTCTCAATTGGATGACGGAACCTTCAAAGATTGGGAGGAGCATGATTCTGGAGAAAATGAACCTACGTATGAAAACTTAGTGAACTTCCTAACAATGAAAGTTCGCACGTTGGACTCATTATCCATCAATGCAGAACAAAATCCAAGTTCATCACACTCAAGGTCAATCATCCCCAAGTAACAAAAGCCAGCGTCATCACCTCATATTCCACGTATCAACACGTACACCATTACCGATAGCTATCAACCTGATTGTTTGGCATGCAGTGATAAGCACTTTCTAGTTAAGTGTCCTGTGTTCGACAAAATGCATCTGAAGGATAAGTTAAACTTAGTCAACAGTAAAAGAATCTGCAGCAACTGTTTCAGAGTAAACCACTTCGTTCGTAAATGTACTTCCAAATACAGCTGTCGGATTTGCCAGAAAAAATACCACACATCTTTGCATCCAGGATTTGAGGCAAATAGTTCATCCAATCCTAATACTGAAGGCTCGCAAGCTGCCTCAAGCCCAGAACGAAATGGATCACGACATGTGAATAACGTAACAGCGCCTAGCTGTGCTCAGCCGGTGTCCCTGAACTCTTTGGTCAAGTCTCGCAGCGAAAGTGTTCTGTTGTCGACGGTTATCCTAGTGATACTAGATGCTAATGGATGTGAACATCTCACCCGAGCTCTACTGGACTCGGGCTCTCAGTGTAATCTGATGAGTGAACGATTATTTCAACAATTACGTTTAACCCGATCTCGTGTTACTCACAATATTTCTGGTATTGGTGAATCTCAAGTGCGTGTTATTGGTTCGACCTCGACTACAATCAAATCCAGAACCGGCAATTTTTCCACAAGTTTGGATTGTATGGTGTTACGCAATCTCACTGCAACTCTCTCATTCGTAAACACATCTGGAACTGATTGGAAAATACCCACAGGAGTCACTCTTGCAGATCCCGAATACAATATCTCTCGGAAGGTTGATTTAATTATTGGTGTGGAGCACTTTTACACAATTCTGAAGGGTGGCCGGCTTCAGTTGAATCACTCAAATGCGATGTTGGTGGAGAGTGAATTTGGATGGTTGCTATCAGGAAAAGTCCCAACAAATCCTCAACCAAATACTTTAACGTGTTGTTTATCTACGCTGGAATCCATTGATCgaactttggaaaatttttggaaaattgaggACATAAATCATAGAATCCTTTCATCTACCGAAAAGCAATGCGAGGATTTTTACCAGGAAACTGTATCACGGGACCCAAGTGGGCGTTACGTCGTTAAATATCCTAAGAAGGAAAACTTTAGTTCGATGATCGGCGAATCATACTCCACTGCTGTCCGTCGGTTAGGATATCTCGAGCGTAAGCTGGAACGGAACAACGAACTGAAAACCAAATACCACCAATTCATGGCTGAGTTCATTTCATTAAACCATATGCACAAAGTAGCGGAAGAGCAACGGGCAGCACCTGTGGTTTTTTACCTCCCACACCATCCTGTTATAAACGAGTCGAGTACAACTACGAAGGTGAGAGGCATATTCGACGCATCAGCGAAAAGCAGTACCGGATTTTCTTTAAACGATTCGCTGTTAATTGGACCTGTAATTCAGGATGACCTGTTGGCAATCATCCTGCGTTTTCGGAAATACAAGGTGGCACTTCTGGCGGACATTGAGAAAATGTACCGCCAGATTACAATTCATCCTGATGACCGTGCATTACAACGTGTATTGTGGCGATTCGACAGTTCCCATCCAATAATGGAGTACGAGCTGACCACAGTGACGTATGGTTTGGGGCCATCTTCGTTTCTAGCAACGAGAACGCTTCATCAACTGGCTGAAGATGAAGGGAAATCATTCCCCCATGCTGCAAATTGTTTGAAACACGATTTTTATATGGATGATTTCATCCGTGGAGAATCTACCATAGAAAAGGCAATCCAATTGCGAGAAGACATGGACAAACTGTTGAAATCAGGAGGATTCCGGCTAAGAAAATGGGGATCAAATGAGAAAGCTGTACTGGAGAGTATTCCATTCGAAAATCGTGCGAGTCAAGCTGATCGAACGTTTGACACTGATGACACTATCAAGACATTAGGTATTGTCTGGGAACCGGCAACTGATATGTTCCGATTCGATATCCAACCAATTCAAATCAACGACTTTATTACAAAACGAAGTATTCTATCATGCATTGCGAAATTGTATGACCCTCTCGGGCTAATCTCTCCCATCGTAATTCGAGCGAACCTACTACTCCAACATTTGTGGACCTTATCATTGGACTGGGACGATGAAGTACCTACGAACCTCCAACTGGAATGGAGGAACTTTACAGATGAGCTACCGAACTTAATCAAATTCAGAATGAACCGGCATGCATTTGGCGATGGGGAGCTTCATCTGCATTGTTTCGCGGATGCCTCAGAAACAGCTTACGGAACCTGTGCTAATGTACGATCGTTGACAGAGAATGGAGACGTGAGAGTTGAGCTGCTTGCATCGAAGTCGAGGGTGGCTCCACTACAAAGACGAACGATCCCAAGGCTGGAACTATGCGCTGCACAGATGGCCGCGCTGTTGTATCATAAGATAGTGACTGCACTGGACGTAAAATTTCAATCGACCTGGTTTTGGTCGGATTCTATGGTAGTCCTGCATTGGCTTCGTGCACCCAGCCAAACCTGGAAAACCTTCGTCTCGAATCGGGTTGCAGAGATCCAAAACCTAACCCATGGATCTCGATGGCAACATGTATCAGGGGCTACAAATCCAGCGGATCTTGTTTCCCGCGGATTGTCAGTGGAGAAG
Protein-coding sequences here:
- the LOC129761465 gene encoding uncharacterized protein LOC129761465 codes for the protein MHLKDKLNLVNSKRICSNCFRVNHFVRKCTSKYSCRICQKKYHTSLHPGFEANSSSNPNTEGSQAASSPERNGSRHVNNVTAPSCAQPVSLNSLVKSRSESVLLSTVILVILDANGCEHLTRALLDSGSQCNLMSERLFQQLRLTRSRVTHNISGIGESQVRVIGSTSTTIKSRTGNFSTSLDCMVLRNLTATLSFVNTSGTDWKIPTGVTLADPEYNISRKVDLIIGVEHFYTILKGGRLQLNHSNAMLVESEFGWLLSGKVPTNPQPNTLTCCLSTLESIDRTLENFWKIEDINHRILSSTEKQCEDFYQETVSRDPSGRYVVKYPKKENFSSMIGESYSTAVRRLGYLERKLERNNELKTKYHQFMAEFISLNHMHKVAEEQRAAPVVFYLPHHPVINESSTTTKVRGIFDASAKSSTGFSLNDSLLIGPVIQDDLLAIILRFRKYKVALLADIEKMYRQITIHPDDRALQRVLWRFDSSHPIMEYELTTVTYGLGPSSFLATRTLHQLAEDEGKSFPHAANCLKHDFYMDDFIRGESTIEKAIQLREDMDKLLKSGGFRLRKWGSNEKAVLESIPFENRASQADRTFDTDDTIKTLGIVWEPATDMFRFDIQPIQINDFITKRSILSCIAKLYDPLGLISPIVIRANLLLQHLWTLSLDWDDEVPTNLQLEWRNFTDELPNLIKFRMNRHAFGDGELHLHCFADASETAYGTCANVRSLTENGDVRVELLASKSRVAPLQRRTIPRLELCAAQMAALLYHKIVTALDVKFQSTWFWSDSMVVLHWLRAPSQTWKTFVSNRVAEIQNLTHGSRWQHVSGATNPADLVSRGLSVEKFLDCLTWKHGLSWLCKSPEYWPTQKLDAENLPDHEVERKTTSLAVQINTPQNPLLKRFSSYNRLLRTISYCLRFVQKARKSPKVTSSTLSVEELENAKFTLVKLAQAECYTSELRQFRKGQAVSKSSSLKLFNPFVDSIGIVRVGGRLNLSKEPYAVKHQILLPGFHHFTLLLLKSHHLKLLHGSINLTLAEVRKEFWPTNGRRAVRNVIRNCYRCARVDPRPIKQPIGQLPPARITPGRAFSTTGIDYCEPVFVKHPYRKAAPTKAYIALFVCFATKAVHIELVGDLSTASFISALRRFIARRGKPEHLYSDNATNFAGAKNALNALYQMFSNRTTTEQISTNLTTGPLGGRR